The sequence tggaaggTGGACTCTGAAGGACAATGAGGGAGAACAAGGCAGGGTATGGAAGTGTCTAGGAGAAACAGTAGTAGGTTTTTGACTGGTGTGTTCAATGAGATCTTACTGAGCGAGAAGATACCTGAGGAACGAAGGAGAAGTATGCTGGTACCAATTTTCAAGAGCAATGGAGATGTGTAGAAATGTGGCAACTACTTAGGAATGAAATTGATGATTCATACAATGAAGTTATGGGAAAGAGTAGTGAAAGCTAGACTGAGGTCAGAGGTGAGGATCTGTGAGCAGCGGAATTATTTCATGCCAAGAAAAAGTACTACAGGTCCAATATTTGCATTGTGGATGTTGGTAGAGAAGCACAGAAGGTCAGAGAGAgctgcattgtgtttttgtgtatctATAGAAAGCTCATGACAGGGTGCTGAGAGAGGAGCTGATGTATGACGACATCTGGAGTAGCAGAGAAGTATGTCAGAGTGGAGCAGGACATGTATGAGAGCTGTGAGACAGTGGTGAGGTGTGCTGGAGGTGTGACAGAGGAGTTTAAGGTAGAAGAGGGACTGCATCAGGGATCGGCTCTGAGCTCCTTCTTGTTTGCTGTGGTGATGGACAGATTGACAGCTGTGGTTAGACAGGAATTTCCATGGACaatgatgtttgcagatgacattgtgATCTAAGGTGAGAGCAGGGAACAGGTGGGGGAAATCTagagagatggaggtttgtCCTGGAAAGGAGATGAATGAAGGTTAGATTGAACAAGACAGAATAcatgtgtgtgaatgagagGGACCCAAGATGTTACAGGGAACAGAGATAAAGAAGGGGAAGGACTTTTAAGTTATTAGGATCAATGGTCCAGAGCAACGGCGAGTGTGGAAAAGAGGTGAAGAAATGTGTCCGAGCAGGTTGGAGCGGGTGGAGAAAAGTGTCAGGTGTATTGTGTGATAAGAGTTTCAGCGAGAATGAAAGGAAAGGTGTAGAAGATGGTGGTGAGACCAACAATGTTTGGTTTAGAGACAGAGGACCTGAGGAAGAGACAGGAGGCAGAGCTGGAGGTAGCAGAGATAAAAATGTTGAGGTTCTCTTTGGGAGTGACGAGGAGGGACAGGGTCAGGAATGAGGACATGTTAGATGTGTTCGAGGTAAAGTCAGAGAGGCCAGAGTGAGATGGTTTGGACATGTACAGAGGAGGGATAGTGAGTTCATAGGTAGAAGAATGCTGATGCTGGAACTGCCAGGCAGGAGGGCCAGAAGAAGAGCAAAGAGGAGATTCATGGATGGACTGAAAGAGGACAGGGAGTGAGTAtgggagaagaagaagcagaagatGGGGTTAGATGTTGACAGATGACTGGCTGTGATGACCCCTGAAAGGAAAaagccaaaagaaaaagaaggctAATATCATGTTTTGTATGATAGTATACATCCATCCCAACTGTAGAACATAAAGAACTCTAATGAACTTTGAGGTTTCTACTTACCAGGATGGAGCGACACTGAGCAGCAAACGCCAGTTCTTCCTCCGCCATCATTGTCTGGGTTCCTGTTCCCTGGGCAACCAGTTTGGTGCCGCTCATCATTTTAGTGTGATGCTTGGCCAGGTAGCGGTTATAAAGGTTGGCACCATAGATGTCCGTCATCAAGTTGTCTCTAGAAGACAAGAACAGGGTCCATTTTTTATGGAAAGTAATCTAGAGAGTACTGTTATTGAAAGTTAATGTGCCTTCAGTTGAGTTACATTTTGTAGAATCTAAAGCCAGAAGTCAACAAACACTGGACTCTCTATCTTACAAGTTCTACAAAGGCAGCAAATGCTTTAGAGGTTTTGATGGAACAGGTGGATTAGTCCACATGGTGCACAGAAGGTTTGGTCATTTAACAGCACATTTGGGATAGTTAGACAGGCTTTCAGAGAGAGCTTTAGACAGAGCTATGGACAGTGTCACAGATCTGGGTTACAGAAAGTGTTCTGACAGCACAaagtctttggttttgttttccattacaaAACAGTGCTACGACCATGTAACAAACAGGATTATGATGGTGTTCCATATACTAGAGTTTGCTAACTGCATGGATAGTCTTTGGTTTGGTTAGATAGGTTCAGAGACTGGTTACAGAGATGGGTTCTGAAGACGGGTTACAGAGACGGGTTAGGAGACGGATTACAGAGACTGGTTACAGTTCTGGATTTGAAGAAGGGTTACGGAGACAGGTTCAGAGGCTGATTCAGAGGTGGGTTCCAAAAAAGGGTTACAAGTGGTGTTGCAGACAAAATGGTTACCCAACAGCGTAGATTGTAGACAGCTTGTGGTTTTGGTTCTGCTGATGCAGCAGCTGCTCAGCATACTGGTATGTAAGCAGACTGGGTTTTCCCAGCACCGCCGCATACTCCAGATCCCGACCTGTCAACATCTTGTAGACGGACTCCAGACAAAGCAGAAATATCCCGTGACCAAACCTGAAGCCACACATCGGGATCATAATTGGTTACATGCTCTCTTGCCCCGCCCATATCTTAAGGATGTGGTTGCCGGTTGTTACCGTGGTGATGGGGCATCAGCCATCCACAACAAGTCCATGTTACAGGCCAGAACAGGCATCTGAGCCAACATCTGAGTGCCATACACACAACCAGGTCTACCATTGGATAGGAGCACATCAATGAGTAGCTGAAGGTTTGTCTCCCATCTGACTGGCTCCCCCAACAGGATGATCGCTATGGCAACACATGTAAAGATAGCTTCAAACTCTCAAATAAATACTTGTGTTATATTGGGACAAAAACAGGCTCTTCTTCAAACTGCTTCTGGTGTTTCCCACATGGAGCTGGTTCTGTCCTGTGAAGATGTGAGCTGTCATTAATCCATTACACTATCATGGCAGGAGTCATTAAAGCACTAGCTCCCATGGTGGCTCCAACGTGAAACAGCAGCAGGTTGAGTTAAATCCCGCCTGCAAGATtcattcagttcagaaacattcTTATCAAATAGTTGAAGTATTTGTCCCCAGAGTATTTGCTCCACATTTTTACGCAGACAAATGATCCGTTTAGACGGTCATCCTACAGACCTGCTGATGGTTAACCTCGTTAGGTGTCACATGGTCACAGTTTCCTCTGTCCCAGAGCCATGTGCATTTATTTTCTGATGGGGAGTGAGTGTTTAACTCAGTTTGTCCAGAACGTGCAACTGATAAACTGAGAAAAGGAAACCTGAAACTGTGATCAGTTGTTGAGCGATGGTTGTATTACCTTGTATCTGGGGGAGCATCTGTGAAGAACAGGGCTGAAACAAACCGAACAAACATAAATCAGCCAGACTGATCATAAACAGGAAGCACAGATCATATGGATCGGTAACTAATCACTGAAAACGGCTCTTAAGttgatgaaactaaaactaGAAAGTCAGTCCAAACTTACACTGTCTGTTGTTAAATGTCAAAATGTTAAATCTGTTTAAATAAGACTAAGTCTTAAATAAGTCAAACTATTTTAGTGGAAGGTTCTCCATTGAGAGCAGCAGTGTTATTAAAGatatgaagaagaagagcacTGATAAGGTTGTGATGAAGAAGAAATCTGGTTGGGTTGagggattttatttgtaaaatgttgtagttttatttagtttccaAATCAGCAAGACTTTCAGTCTAAACATGTTTAAACCACAGTTTTAGTGTTAATTAAAATTGATCTCATGTAAGAAATAAGAATATAGTGGTGGTACTGGGACAGGAGGCGTTTCCACTGGTTATATATGTATCTGACATGGCTGTTATCTGCGCTTTAGCCACTGGATGGCAGTATATATCTGAGACGGTccctgaataaaatatttaaatattcaggTGATACTattgaaaatattgtttttatgaatCCAACCATAAAAACCATGTTTGTCAGAATCTGAGAAAACAGAGTGATGACGTCACACATCAGCTGGAAACAGGATAAACATGAGCTAAAAGTTCTACTGAACCGCTCCGGTTATTCAGGACTCACGGTGCTTGTAGGTCTCCTGCTGTGGTCCACCATGTCCAGCAGAGGATGCTGTTCTGATAGCTGCTCGATTGTAACTATCTTCTGGAAACCCAAACTGAGAAATACCGGGTCAGGAGTCCAAAACATATGGGTCAGAAACTAACATCTAATCACCAAATGTCTCTGTGTTCTGATCCATTTGCTACTGAAAAGCTTGAAACAATTTTAGTCTGAACTTAGTAAAACTGAACAATTTAGTTTCTTCAGTTTGTGTAAttctgacaacaaaaaaaagaaaaatggccaAACATGCAATTTGACTGGTAAAGGATACATGTGGGCAATCTGGGTCACTGGTCCCTGTCCCGAGACCAGCACACATTTATTGTGGAAACTCTTCATCATTTGCAGAGGACTATGCGACAGAACCACCTGCTCAGGTGTTATCTGCAGAGAAAGTACATGACTTGTTCTGATCCAGTCACATGACAGTAACAACAAGGATGCTGTGTCACTGGAAAGCAAATCAAATAAACCCCGCCCCTCCTACCTGCAGGTCCAGCAGGTGAGACAGCTGCTGTGCCTTGTGGTGTCTCAGACAGCTTCCTGCGTTGGTGACGAAAACAACAGGAAACAGGAATTTATTGTTCCGGTCCACGAGTTTCCTGAGAGCTCGTGGAGCAGCCGGGATCACCGATCCACCCCGGAGGAGGACGCCATCAACGTCAAAGAGGACACCCGCCTGATGGGCAGACAGGGGAAAGACAGGTGATGTGGGCAGTTGAACTGTGAAAGTGGATTAGAATACacttgattgattgattgattgactgcAGGTTGAAATGTCCAATCATCATGAATAATCTAGAAACAGCTTAACTCACAGCTGCTAAACCTGCAGGAAGGATCTTTGTCCTACACAGGTCCAAAGATCCTCTCTGTCTTCATGTCCCCATTGAGGACCTTCATACCAACAGAACAGATCtgttaggaaggaaggaaggaaggaaggaaggaagaggacTTTGTCTCACTGACCTGCCTGATGTTGGACGCGTGTCGGACAACCTGCTGCAGGAGACCTCGGCTCCACATGATGCCTGTCTGACCCTCAAGccgactgctgctgctgctataAGACCACAGGACTGTGATGTCACTGGGGGGCGGGGCTACATGATGATGGGAGAACCACACTCAGCTCCGATTGTTTAAAGCCAGGCTGAATGACTCTGATGTTCTCTTCAGCTCCAGGTGTCATTGGATCCGTGTGGCCTCTGTTATCTTTACATGGGGAACCTCCACCAATAATAACCAACAGATTCTGATCCATTTGGATCTGTTCAAATGAAACCTGAAGCTGTGTCTGAAACACAGAGGGCTACTGTGAATATGCAAGAGTTTGAGCAGAACCTCGAGAACCAGACTTGGAGCCTGATGTTGACCCTGGCTGGTGTTTAGTTTCAGATTAATGAAGTTTAAGCAACACCAGACAAGCAGCTTCCAGAGCAGGGTTCCTGAGCTTCAGACAGACGTTCCTCAGCCTCAGAAAGACGTTCCTTAGCCTCAGACCGAGGTTCTTCATTTTGAGACCGACGTTCTTCAGCCTGAGACCGACGTTCCTCAGCCTGAGACTGATGTTCCTCAGCTTTAGACCGACGTTCCTCAGCCTGAGACCGACGTTCCTCGGCTTTACACCGACGTTCTTCAGCCTGAGACCGACGATCCTCGGACTGAGACCGACGTTCTTCATTTTGAGACAGACGTTCCTCAGCCTGAGACCGACGATCCTCGGCCTGAGACCGACGTTCCTCAGCCTGAGACTGATGTTCCTCAGCCTGAGACTGATGTTCCTCAGCCTGAGACCGACGTTCCTCAGCCTGAGACTGATGTTCCTCAGCTTTAGACCGACGATCCTCAGCTTTACACCGACGTTCCTCAGCCTGAGACCGACGTTCCTCAGCCTGAGACCGACGTTCTTCATTTTGAGACCGATGTTCCTCAGCCTGAGACTGATGTTCCTCAGCCTGAGACCGACGTTCCTCAGCCTGAGACTGATGTTCCTCAGCCTGAGACTGATGTTCCTCAGCCTGAGACCGACGTTCCTCAGCCTGAGACTGATGTTCCTCAGCCTGAGACTGACGTTCCTCAGCTTTAGACCGACGTTCCTCAGCTTTAGACCGCATTTGTCAGACTGAGACTGATGTTCCTCAGCTTTAGACCGACGTTCCTCAGCCTGAGACCGACGTTCCTCAGCCTGAGACTGATGTTCCTCAGCTTTAGACCGACGTTCCTCAGCCTGAGACCGACGTTCCTCAGTTTCAGACCGACGTTCGTCAGACTGAGACCGACGTTCCTCAGCCTGAGACTGACGTTCCTCAGCCTGAGACTGAGGTTCCTCAGCTTTAGACCGACGTTTGTCAGACTGAGACTGATGTTCCTCAGTTTCAGACCGACGTTCGTCAGACTGAGACCGACGTTCCTCAGCCTGAGACTGACGTTCCTCAGCCTGAGACTGAGGTTCCTCAGCTTTAGACCGACGTTTGTCAGACTGAGACTGATGTTCCTCAGCTTTAGACCGACGATCCTCAGCTTTACACCGACGTTCCTCAGCCTGAGACCGACGTTCCTCAGCCTGAGACCGACGTTCTTCATTTTGAGACCGATGTTCCTCAGCCTGAGACTGATGTTCCTCAGCCTGAGACCGACGTTCCTCAGCCTGAGACTGATGTTCCTCAGCCTGAGACTGATGTTCCTCAGCCTGAGACCGACGTTCCTCAGCCTGAGACTGATGTTCCTCAGCCTGAGACTGACGTTCCTCAGCTTTAGACCGACGTTCCTCAGCTTTAGACCGACGTTTGTCAGACTGAGACTGATGTTCCTCAGCTTTAGACCGACGTTCCTCAGCCTGAGACCGACGTTCCTCAGCCTGAGACTGATGTTCCTCAGATTTAGACCGACGTTCCTCAGCCTGAGACCAACGTTCCTCAGTTTCAGACCGACGTTCGTCAGACTGAGACCGACGTTCCTCAGCCTGAGACCGACGTTCCTCAGCCTGAGACTGACGTTCCTCAGCCTGAGACTGAGGTTCCTCAGCTTTAGACCGACGTTTGTCAGACTGAGACTGATGTTCCTCAGCTTTAGACCGACGTTCGTCAGACTGAGACTGATGTTCCTCAGTTTCAGACCGACGTTCGTCAGACAGAGACCGACGTTCCTCAGCCTGAGACCGACGTTCCTCAGCCTGAGACTGACGTTCCTCAGCCTGAGACCAACGTTCCTCAGTTTCAGACCGACGTTCGTCAGACTGAGACTGATGTTCCTCAGTTTCAGACCGACGTTCCTCAGCCTGAGACCGACGTTCCTCAGCCTGAGACCGACGTTCCTCAGCCTGAGACTGACGTTCCTCAGCTTTAGACCGACGTTCGTCAGACTGAGACTGATGTTCCTCAGTTTCAGACCGACGTTCGTCAGACTGAGACCGACGTTCCTCAGCCTGAGACTGACGTTCCTCAGCCTGAGACTGAGGTTCCTCAGCTTTAGACCGACGTTTGTCAGACTGAGACTGATGTTCCTCAGCTTTAGACCGACGATCCTCAGCTTTACACCGACGTTCCTCAGCCTGAGACCGACGTTCCTCAGCCTGAGACCGACGTTCTTCATTTTGAGACCGATGTTCCTCAGCCTGAGACTGATGTTCCTCAGCCTGAGACCGACGTTCCTCAGCCTGAGACTGATGTTCCTCAGCCTGAGACTGATGTTCCTCAGCCTGAGACCGACGTTCCTCAGCCTGAGACCGACGTTCCTCAGCCTGAGACTGATGTTCCTCAGCCTGAGACTGACGTTCCTCAGCTTTAGACCGACGTTCCTCAGCATTAGACCGACGTTTGTCAGACTGAGACTGATGTTCCTCAGCTTTAGACCGACGTTCCTCAGCCTGAGACCGACGTTCCTCAGCCTGAGACTGATGTTCCTCAGATTTAGACCGACGTTCCTCAGCCTGAGACCAACGTTCCTCAGTTTCAGACCGACGTTCGTCAGACTGAGACCGACGTTCCTCAGCCTGAGACCGACGTTCCTCAGCCTGAGACTGACGTTCCTCAGCCTGAGACTGAGGTTCCTCAGCTTTAGACCGACGTTTGTCAGACTGAGACTGATGTTCCTCAGCTTTAGACCGACGTTCGTCAGACTGAGACTGATGTTCCTCAGTTTCAGACCGACGTTCGTCAGCCTGAGACCGACGTTCCTCAGCCTGAGACCGACGTTCCTCAGCCTGAGACTGACGTTCCTCAGCCTGAGACCAACGTTCCTCAGTTTCAGACCGACGTTCGTCAGACTGAGACTGATGTTCCTCAGTTTCAGACCGACGTTCGTCAGACAGAGACCGACGTTCCTCAGCCTGAGACCGACGTTCCTCAGCCTGAGACTGACGTTCCTCAGCCTGAGACTGAGGTTCCTCAGCTTTAGACCGACGTTTGTCAGACTGAGACTGATGTTCCTCAGCTTTAGACCGACGTTCCTCAGCTTTACACCGACGTTCCTCAGCCTGAGACCGACGTTCCTCAGCCTGAGACCGACGTTCCTCAGCCTGAGACTGATGTTCCTCAGCCTGAGACTGACGTTCCTCAGCCTGAGACTGACGTTCCTCAGCCTGAGACTGAGGTTCCTCAGCTTTAGACCGACGTTCCTCAGCTTTACACCGACGTTCCTCAGCCTGAGACCGACGTTCCTCAGCTTCAGACCGACGTTCCTCAGCCTGAGACCGACGTTCCTCAGCCTGAGACCGACGTTCCTCAGCCTGAGACTGATGTTCCTCAGCTTTAGACCGACGTTCCTCAGCCTGAGACTGAGGTTCCTCAGCTTTAGACTGACGTTCCTCAGCCTGAGACCGACATTCCTCAGCCTGAGACTGATGTTTCTCAGCTTTAGACCAACGTTCCTTGGCCTGAGACCGACGTTCCTCAGTTTCAGACCGACGTCCGTCAGACTGAGACCGACGTTCCTCAGCCTGAGACCGACGTTCCTCAGCCTGAGACTGAGGTTCCTCAGCTTTAGACCGACGTTTGTCAGACTGAGACTGATGTTCCTCAGGTTTAGACCGACGTTCCTCAGCTTTACACCGACGTTCCTCAGCCTGAGACCGACGTTCCTCAGCTTCAGACCCACGTTCCTCAGCCTGAGACCGACGTTCCTCAGTTTCAGACCGACGTTCGTCAGCTTGAGACCGACGTTCCTCAGCTTCAGACCGACGTTCCTCAGCTTCAGACCGACGTTCCTCAGTTTCACACCGACGTTCGTCAGCTTGAGACCGACGTTCCTCGGCCTGAGACCGACGTTCCTCAGCTTCAGACCGACGTTCCTCAGTTTCAGACCGACGTTCGTCAGCCTGAGACCGACGTTCCTCAGCTTCAGACCGACGTTCCTCAGTTTCAGACCGACGTTTGTCAGCCTGAGACCGACGTTCCTCAGTTTCAGACCGACGTTCGTCAGCTTGAGACCGACGTTCCTCAGCTTCAGACCGACGTTCCTCAGTTTCAGACCGACATTCCTCAGCTTCAGACCGACGTTCCTCGGCCTGAGACCGACGTTCCTCAGCTTCAGACCGATGTTCCTCAGTTTCAGACCGACGTTCGTCAGCCTGAGACCGACGTTCGTCAGCCTGAGACTGACGTTCCTCAGCCTGAGACTGACGTTCCTCAGCCTGAGACTGAGGTTCCTCAGCTTCAGACCGACGTTCCTCAACTTCAGACCGACGTTCCTCAGTTTCAGACCGACATTCCTCAGCTTCAGACCGACGTTCCTCGGCCTGAGACCGACGTTCCTCAGCTTCAGACCGATGTTCCTCAGTTTCAGACCGACTTTCCTCAGCCTGAGACCGACGTTCCTCAACTTCAGACCGACGTTCCTCAGTTTCAGACCGACGTTCGTCAGCTTGAGACCGACGTTCGTCAGCCTGAGACCGACGTTCCTCAGATTCAGACCGACGTTCGTCAGCTTGAGACCGACGTTCCTCAGCTTGAGACCGACGTTCCTCAGCTTCAGATCGACTTTCCTCAGCCTGAGACCGACGTTCCTCAGCTTCAGACCGACTTTCCTCAGCCTGAGACCGACGTTCGTCAGCCTGAGACCGACATTCCTCAGCCTGAGACCGACTTTCCTCAGCCTGAGACTGATGTTCCTCAGTTTCAGACCGACGTTCGTCAGACAGAGACCGACGTTCCTCAGCCTGAGACCGACGTTCCTCAGCCTGAGACTGACGTTCCTCAGCCTGAGACCAACGTTCCTCAGTTTCAGACCGACGTTCGTCAGACTGAGACTGATGTTCCTCAGTTTCAGACCGACGTTCGTCAGACAGAGACCGACGTTCCTCAGCCTGAGACCGACGTTCCTCAGCCTGAGACTGACGTTCCTCAGCCTGAGACTGAGGTTCCTCAGCTTTAGACCGACGTTTGTCAGACTGAGACTGATGTTCCTCAGCTTTAGACCGACGTTCCTCAGCTTTACACCGACGTTCCTCAGCCTGAGACCGACGTTCCTCAGCCTGAGACCGACGTTCCTCAGCCTGAGACAGATGTTCCTCAGCCTGAGACTGACGTTCCTCAGCCTGAGACTGACGTTCCTCAGCCTGAGACTGAGGTTCCTCAGCTTTAGACCGACGTTCCTCAGCTTCAGACCGACGTTCCTCAGCCTGAGACCGACGTTCCTCAGTTTCAGACCGACGTTCCTCAGCCTGAGACCGACGTTCCTCAGCCTGAGACCGACGTTCCTCAGCCTGAGACTGATGTTCCTCAGCCTGAGACCGACGTTCCTCAGCCTGAGACTGAGGTTCCTCAGCTTTAGACTGACGTTCCTCAGCCTGAGACCGACATTCCTCAGCCTGAGACTGATGTTTCTCAGCTTTAGACCAACGTTCCTTGGCCTGAGACCGACGTTCCTCAGTTTCAGACCGACGTCCGTCAGACTGAGACCGACGTTCCTCAGCCTGAGACTGACGTTCCTCAGCCTGAGACTGAGGTTCCTCAGCTTTAGACCGACGTTTGTCAGACTGAGACTGATGTTCCTCAGGTTTAGACCGACGTTCCTCAGCTTTACACCGACGTTCCTCAGCCTGAGACCGACGTTCCTCAGCTTCAGACCAACGTTCCTCAGCCTGAGACCGACGTTCCTCAGTTTCAGACCGACGTTCGTCAGCTTGAGACCGACGTTCCTCAGCTTCAGACCGACGTTCCTCAGCTTGAGACCGACGTTCCTCAGTTTCAGACCGACGTTCCTCAGCTTGAGACCGACGTTCCTCGGCCTGAGACCGACGTTCCTCAGCTTCAGACCGACGTTCCTCAGTTTCAGACCGACGTTCCTCAGCCTGAGACCGACGTTCCTCAGCTTCAGACCGACGTTCCTCAGTTTCAGACCGACGTTTGTCAGCCTGAGACCGACGTTCCTCAGTTTCAGACCGACGTTCGTCAGCTTGAGACCGACGTTCCTCAGCTTCAGACCGACGTTCCTCAGTTTCAGACCGACATTCCTCAGCTTCAGACCGACGTTCCTCGGCCTGAGACCGACGTTCCTCAGCTTCAGACCGATGTTCCTCAGTTTCAGACCGACTTTCCTCAGCCTGAGACCGACGTTCGTCAGCCTGAGACTGACGTTCCTCAGCCTGAGACTGACGTTCCTCAGCCTGAGACTGAGGTTCCTCAGCTTCAGACCGACGTTCCTCAACTTCAGACCGACGTTCCTCAGTTTCAGACCGACATTCCTCAGCTTCAGACCGACGTTCCTCGGCCTGAGACCGACGTTCCTCAGCTTCAGACCGATGTTCCTCAGTTTCAGACCGACTTTCCTCAGCTTCAGACCGACGTTCCTCAACTTCAGACCGACGTTCCTCAGTTTCAGACCGACGTTCGTCAGCTTGAGACCGACGTTCGTCAGCCTGAGACCGACGTTCCTCAGTTTCAGACCGACGTTCGTCAGCTTGAGACCGACGTTCCTCAGCTTGAGACCGACGTTCCTCAGCTTCAGACCGACTTTCCTCAGCCTGAGACCGACGTTCCTCAGCTTCAGACCGACTTTCCTCAGCCTGAGACCGACGTTCGTCAGCCTGAGACCGACATTTTTCAGCCTGAGACCGACGTTCCTCAGCCTGAGACTGACGTTCCTCAGCTTCAGACCGACGTTCCTCAGTTTCAGACCGACGTTCGTCAGCTTGAGACCGACGTTCCTCAGCTTCAGACCGACGTTCCTCAGCTTCAGACCGACGTTCCTCAGTTTCAGACCGACGTTCGTCAGCTTGAGACCGACGTTCGTCAGCCTGAGACCGACGTTCCTCAGTTTCAGACCGACGTTCGTCAGCTTGAGACCGACGTTCCTCAGCTTCAGACCGACGTTCCTCGGCCTGAGACCGACGTTCGTCAGCCTGAGACCGACGTTCCTCAGCTTCAGACCGACGTTCCTCAGTTTCAGACCGACGTTTGTCAGCCTGAGACCGACGTTCCTCAGTTTCAGACCGACGTTCGTCAGCTTGAGACCGACGTTCCTCAGCTTCAGACCGACGTTCCTCAGTTTCAGACCGATGTTCCTCAGCTTCAGACCGACGTTCCTCAGTTTCAGACAGACGTTCGTCAGCTTGAGACCGACGTTCCTGAGCTTCAGAGATTTTCGG comes from Girardinichthys multiradiatus isolate DD_20200921_A chromosome 20, DD_fGirMul_XY1, whole genome shotgun sequence and encodes:
- the zgc:77375 gene encoding haloacid dehalogenase-like hydrolase domain-containing 5, translating into MWSRGLLQQVVRHASNIRQAGVLFDVDGVLLRGGSVIPAAPRALRKLVDRNNKFLFPVVFVTNAGSCLRHHKAQQLSHLLDLQITPEQVVLSHSPLQMMKSFHNKCVLVSGQGPVTQIAHILGFQKIVTIEQLSEQHPLLDMVDHSRRPTSTPCSSQMLPQIQAIILLGEPVRWETNLQLLIDVLLSNGRPGCVYGTQMLAQMPVLACNMDLLWMADAPSPRFGHGIFLLCLESVYKMLTGRDLEYAAVLGKPSLLTYQYAEQLLHQQNQNHKLSTIYAVGDNLMTDIYGANLYNRYLAKHHTKMMSGTKLVAQGTGTQTMMAEEELAFAAQCRSILVCTGVYNPDSPLPGDQNVSDMMFHGCKHRKLDPDLLEPSHVVEDVEAAVDLMLQQESSNT
- the LOC124857383 gene encoding trichohyalin-like yields the protein MSPKISEAQERRSQADERLSETEERRSEAEEHRSETEERRSEAEERRSQADERRSETEERRSQADKRRSETEERRSEAEERRSQADERRSQAEERRSEAEERRSQADERRSETEERRSQADERRSQADERRSETEERRSEAEERRSEAEERRSQADERRSETEERRSEAEERQSQAEERRSQAEKCRSQADERRSQAEESRSEAEERRSQAEESRSEAEERRSQAEERRSQADERRSETEERRSQADERRSQADERRSETEERRSEVEERRSEAEESRSETEEHRSEAEERRSQAEERRSEAEECRSETEERRSEVEERRSEAEEPQSQAEERQSQAEERQSQADERRSQAEESRSETEEHRSEAEERRSQAEERRSEAEECRSETEERRSEAEERRSQADERRSETEERRSQADKRRSETEERRSEAEERRSQAEERRSETEERRSEAEERRSQAEERRSQAEERRSETEERRSQAEERRSEAEERRSQADERRSETEERRSQAEERWSEAEERRSQAEERRCKAEERRSKPEEHQSQSDKRRSKAEEPQSQAEERQSQAEERRSQSDGRRSETEERRSQAKERWSKAEKHQSQAEECRSQAEERQSKAEEPQSQAEERRSQAEEHQSQAEERRSQAEERRSQAEERRSETEERRSQAEERRSEAEERRSKAEEPQSQAEERQSQAEERQSQAEEHLSQAEERRSQAEERRSQAEERRCKAEERRSKAEEHQSQSDKRRSKAEEPQSQAEERQSQAEERRSQAEERRSLSDERRSETEEHQSQSDERRSETEERWSQAEERQSQAEERRSQAEERRSLSDERRSETEEHQSQAEESRSQAEECRSQADERRSQAEESRSEAEERRSQAEESRSEAEERRSQAEERRSQADERRSESEERRSQADERRSQADERRSETEERRSEVEERRSQAEESRSETEEHRSEAEERRSQAEERRSEAEECRSETEERRSEVEERRSEAEEPQSQAEERQSQAEERQSQADERRSQADERRSETEEHRSEAEERRSQAEERRSEAEECRSETEERRSEAEERRSQADERRSETEERRSQADKRRSETEERRSEAEERRSQADERRSETEERRSEAEERRSQAEERRSQADERRCETEERRSEAEERRSEAEERRSQADERRSETEERRSQAEERGSEAEERRSQAEERRCKAEERRSKPEEHQSQSDKRRSKAEEPQSQAEERRSQAEERRSQSDGRRSETEERRSQAKERWSKAEKHQSQAEECRSQAEERQSKAEEPQSQAEERRSKAEEHQSQAEERRSQAEERRSQAEERRSEAEERRSQAEERRCKAEERRSKAEEPQSQAEERQSQAEERQSQAEEHQSQAEERRSQAEERRSQAEERRCKAEERRSKAEEHQSQSDKRRSKAEEPQSQAEERQSQAEERRSQAEERRSLSDERRSETEEHQSQSDERRSETEERWSQAEERQSQAEERRSQAEERRSQADERRSETEEHQSQSDERRSKAEEHQSQSDKRRSKAEEPQSQAEERQSQAEERRSQAEERRSQSDERRSETEERWSQAEERRSKSEEHQSQAEERRSQAEERRSKAEEHQSQSDKRRSNAEERRSKAEERQSQAEEHQSQAEERRSQAEERRSQAEEHQSQAEEHQSQAEERRSQAEEHQSQAEEHRSQNEERRSQAEERRSQAEERRCKAEDRRSKAEEHQSQSDKRRSKAEEPQSQAEERQSQAEERRSQSDERRSETEEHQSQSDERRSKAEERQSQAEERRSQAEERRSQAEERRSETEEHQSQSDERRSETEERWSQAEERQSQAEERRSQAEERRSLSDERRSETEEHQSQSDERRSKAEEHQSQSDKRRSKAEEPQSQAEERQSQAEERRSQAEERRSQSDERRSETEERWSQAEERRSKSEEHQSQAEERRSQAEERRSKAEEHQSQSDKRRSKAEERRSKAEERQSQAEEHQSQAEERRSQAEEHQSQAEEHQSQAEERRSQAEEHQSQAEEHRSQNEERRSQAEERRSQAEERRCKAEDRRSKAEEHQSQSDKRRSKAEEPQSQAEERQSQAEERRSQSDERRSETEEHQSQSDKRRSKAEEPQSQAEERQSQAEERRSQSDERRSETEERRSQAEERRSKAEEHQSQAEERRSQAEERRSKAEEHQSQSDKCGLKLRNVGLKLRNVSLRLRNISLRLRNVGLRLRNISLRLRNISLRLRNVGLRLRNISLRLRNIGLKMKNVGLRLRNVGLRLRNVGVKLRIVGLKLRNISLRLRNVGLRLRNISLRLRNISLRLRNVGLRPRIVGLRLRNVCLKMKNVGLSPRIVGLRLKNVGVKPRNVGLRLRNVGLKLRNISLRLRNVGLRLKNVGLKMKNLGLRLRNVFLRLRNVCLKLRNPALEAACLVLLKLH